CTAAAACGAAGGAATCCTGAGCAACTGGAATACTTTCTGAACGTACTACACAAGCTGGTTCAGGTCCAATATGCAAGGACATGAGTCGTTGCATATTGAACCTGAACCACCTCACATTTAATAAAAATGGCACCTTCAAGTACAGACACTCATTTCTGTAGTGAGGGGAACAAGgaagggagtgcaggcatcagagaccCGCTGACACTTTTGATGCACAGAGAGACGAGGCTGGCTGTTAGATGCAGAATGGATCATTCTGGACTTAAAGTAGTGAGGAACAGTGGCATTCTTCTTTAAGGTATCAAGCCCTACATACAGTATTTGGATAGCTGCTGTCACTCCTAGTCCTCCATTACTGAGAGAACGTACCTTCGTATACTTAATCTAAAAGGTAAACAAGTGCTAAAACAAGAGGTGTATCTTGCAGTTCTATTCAGCACACTGTTCTTTGTAGAACAGAAACTATACCATGGTGAGGGGCAGGGACAGAAAAATAGAGGATATACTTTTTGATTAATTTGCTGTAGCTAGCCACTATTTTACAACTGCTTTGAACTGCAGAAAGATCTATATTTTCCTCCATGTTATACAAGTGGAAGCTGGGGAGTTCAAGTAGtggtccattttaaaaaatatggacCACTTATGTCTTTAATATACATAAGTTAAATTATTAATGTCTGTAGTGTAAGTTCTAcatttccttttcatttttaagaGAATCAATATAAAAGAGAGAGTTTTCAGGTCTTACAATTGCTAAAAGAGACTTGAAAGGACATGGGCACCACTTCCTGAGGCTACAAGGAGGATATATTGTGATGGCAGTAGAATGGTTTCTTTTGCAACAGGCCGCTAGATCTTAGCAACAGCACAAAACCAGGTAATCCGAACTGACATTTAAATGCCATTCTGTGCACAGTACAAAGCTTTAGTATTATGGATTTGGAGGTCAAATCCAGACAGCCAAGAACCCTGCAGAAGCCACTTCAATGTTTATTGCTTGGTGCCTGCAACTGCATAGGGAGAAAAGTGCCTTTAGCCTCTGACCATGTGGCTAACCCTAGAATTACCTTCCCCTTCTACCTACCCCTGTGGGGTCAAAGCTGTGGATAACCACAACCTCATGTggctttaggtgccaggccaaatgCCTTGAAGTGATTTTCAGAGTCTACCTTCAGGACTGTCAACTTCTTTTATGTTTGTAAGTATATAAAGAGATATTTTattctcttcttcacagcagccCTAAAAGTAAGGTTCTTGTGATGCACCACCTCCCTAGCAATATTGTTTTCCGCAGCAGATAAAATCTGTGTCAAGAGGCTTAGAACTTCTGAAGAGTGCAGATAGCAGTTATGACGCCATTACGGGCTCTGCGAAGTCAATACATTGTAAATGCGAATTTCAAAATACCATTTTGTGCCAAGTCCCTCAACAGGGAACtctccactcagagcagcaatTAATACTTGCCTGCAATTCTGAGCGGATGTGAATTTCTGCTGATGGAGACAGGGGCAGTATTTCTATTTATATCCTCCGTTCTGGGCACATGAGCAGAGACTAATAATTCAGCACTAGCTCCCCAGGTAGAGAGCAGCTCAAACAGCATCTGGCAGGAGGCCAGTGGAGGCAcaccgcagcagcagcagccacaccTTCCTTACAGCTGCTGCACTTATTGTGCTGTCACACTGTCAGAAAGCTGCCCAGGTGGCAAGGGGCAGGTGTGCGGCAAGGAGCTGGCAGTGGCCTCATTTTCTTCTCCAGTCACTCCCCTCAGAGCAGAAGATTTTCCACTGTGTTGTGCAGCAGCACAGATGGGTCCTGCTGCATAAAACAGGCAGGAGAAAGGAACAGCTTGCATCACCCAAAGCAAAAAATGCTTCTGTACTCTAGCTTGCTTTTACTCACTTTTTATTGatattcattttgtttttatttgttattaCTGATACCTTTTTAAttgttctactgttttaactATGAGCCACCTCAAGTAGATCTGGGAAATGCAACAAATTTTCTAAAAAATAAGGGGAGAGGTCTCTCagtactgtactaatctcacactgcgtaatccgccttgagtctcagtgagaaaggcagactatatattaatgacataaataaataaaaatgaataaatgtgaAGATCTCATAAAAACTTAAATATCCTTACAGCCAAGAATTTCCAGTCTTTCTGCACACGAAAGGGACTGACAGAATCTACTTCATCCACAGAATAATTTCCAAGAAACAGATCTATTGCatcctgccaaaaaaaaaaacctccaatgTTAAATAGTCTTGTGTCTTCATGTAACATAGTAATCCTTCAGGATCTTCAAAATTCAAATGCTTTTCCATTATGAAATGTAAACCCTATCTTTCTACTTAGAagcactcaaagcagctcacaaaacaGTAATAACACTGAAAAGAGCAAGATTATCGTAAAACGACATAGTTTACCAAGGCCCCACCAATTTAAACCGAGGATTTTAAAGCTACCAAAAAAGACTGACAGGCCAAGCAATACAAATCACAAAATTGTTAGGAGAACGGCCTAATTTACTGGGAGTGCGAATACCCTAAAAGGCCCTTCAAAGCACCTGCTTTTATTGATTTCTGGAATCCATCAATGGGGACATGGCAGCTGAGCCTCTgcaggagagagttccagagtgcAGGGCCACAGCAAAGAAGGCTCTTTCCCACATGCTCACCATCTCCCTTCGTACAGCATTGGCACCCGGAGTTAGCATCTGCCCCTAAAAGCTCAAACCACAGGTGTGTTCCTATGGGTGCAGGCTGTGACCGGGatggggctgtggcttagtggtagagcatctgtttcacatgcagaagatcccaggtataatccccagcatctccagttacagcatcaagtagcaggtgatgtgcaAGACTTCTGCCCAAGACCCTGCAGAGTCTCTGCCGATCAGAGTGACCTCCAAGGTCACCAGTATAATTTCTGCAATACAGGGGAGATGCGCCCCTTGTAACGAGTCCTTCTTAACAATGAGCAATGATCCCCCCCTTTACCCCTCTCCTTTCACAAGGCTTCTCCTATGTCCAGAGAAgctttctctctgctgctttgcCACATCTCCCTCTTCTCTCTCACGGTCCTCCTCCTTCAGACATATTTAATGAAACCTTTCCTAAACCACACTAGTCTTGCCTCAGCTCGTCTACCACCACTCTTCTTTCCCTGCCCCAACACCACATACTAGAAATCCCCAACCTTTTTCCTACTTAAGTTTCCCTTAAGCTCAGGGCACAACCAACGATGGTTAGAACACAAAAGTAATATATAGCATGCTTTCAGCGCcacctaaaacaaacaaaaattagtaACCACAAACACTGGAAAGTTCTTACCTGTCTAAAACCATCAGAGAAGTTGTTCTTGTAATAACGTATTAGTGAATTCCAGCCATCCATTACTAGACCCCACTGAGTTCTCTTCCCAGTTCTAAATTTGTAATGAAGATCAAaatggtaaaataaataaataagcatctcCAAGGACAAATCAGAAAAGGGCAGTGCTAAATTCTTGAGGATACTGAACAATGAATTTATAGTGTGTTCCTTGCCTCCCCTAACTTTGTGGGGAAAACAGATCAGGAATTGGTCAGACTGGCAGATATAGGCCTTGAGTCCCTGAGGAAAAAGTATGGAGTCCTTCGGTCTTTTAGTTATGATCAACTTCCTTTAACACGTTCAACCTAGTTTCTTACCCTACCACACCTCTTAGATAAACAAATCAAAGCTAGCAGAGCCCACGGTGACCAAAATGGATCCACTGCAAAGAGGTCAGAGCATTAAACTACAACCAGAGAGAGCtgcattcaaatccccactattGCACGACACATGATGGGTGATTGGTTGcctgtcactttctctcagccacTTTCTCTCACTCCACAACGGTTGTGAGGaaaatgggaggtgggggaagaCCCATACATGCCACCAcaagctctttggagaaagggcaggacgAACATTTTGACAAATATACTTCCTGTTTCCATTTGCTCCACAGCAACTATAGCAGCCTGCTTACATAACTGTTTGAATACTAAGATATACTAAGATGCTAAGACACTGAAGTGACATCAGTGGACTCCGTTAAGCAAGACGGGCTCAAACTTACCTTGTATAGTCCGTCTTTAAGGCACCCGTTCCGGCGTACTGTTTGGCACAAGCATTTGCATTGTCAGCCCAGGCTGTGAACAGAAAATAGATCCTTTTAAGATACATACAAAAAGAGGGACAGCAAACAAGTAGCCCTTAATGATTCACCTGACAAAACAGACAAACCTACCGTTTTTATAGATTTTTTCAAATTCTGCTTGCTCTTCAATTCTCTGGCCAACATGCAACACACCTAATCTCTACAATGACAAAAAGGAGAGTGCCACTTAGAAATTCATTAGAATTGTGACATTTCAGTTACATGTAGATAAGGGCATACGAAGCTGGGTATTTCTAGCATATCCCCTTTCAAGGTGGtggttatgggttggatccaactagcttttaTGCTTGATCTTGCCCAGTGCCCTCTTCACTGTCAGCCCTGTCCTGTGTGGCTTTCAGTCCTCCAGCATTGCCTTCTGGATGGCAAGAGAGGACCCTCCTCCCTTTTGCCAGAGAAGAGCTGGAAGGCTTATGATGACTCTAATGCACCAACCATGTGCCTTCAACGTGGATCTCAGAGATAAATAAAGCTGACAAAGAATCTCAACCTGCAGCTGTGCTTGGAGAGAACGGCGTGCTAGAAGGCTCTGAATCACATTTGTCCGATCCAGGCAGTCCATACAATTACTGCGGAAGGTTCCTTCTTGCTGCGTCACCATCTTGCCATCAGAGTCCACTAGAAAGTAGCTGAAACACAACGTAACTTGTGTAAGAATGCACAACACCTCATTTATACCTTAGGAGGCACTCTGGCACTAGGAAGTACCTACAGTTGTTAACACTGATGAAACAAATTAACCCTCTTAAATTAATCTGGAGAAAACAGGTTTTGGTTGAATGACTGAAGCTGCAATTGTCTAGCCATTTAAGTTCTAAGTTGGTTTGAAATGTGACAAGATTTTCTTTCATCTAAAATTATGGTCACATTTCGAAGAACTACCAAACAAGTTCCATGAGTCTAAGGAATTTTTTGACCTTCCCTCtttattgccatttttaaaaaccaaacaaagGTAGGTAGGTAATAAGTTtattatatggccataggcctttacaaATTACATTTGACAACATAAACACTAATTTGTCAGAATCGGAAAACGAAGTAAAAGTCTCTAATGTCTTAGCCAGAAATTTGTTCCTGGGCTCCAAATATAAAGGGCAAACCAAAATATAATGAAGGAGTCTTCCACCAAACTTCTGCATATACAAATGCGTCGTTCCTGTGGTATTTTTAAATAACATCCAGTAAGTAGCTCTGTTGGCATAGGTTTCAAAAGCTATATGACAAGAAGGCCCACTGCTTAAAGAAAAGACTCAAATATCCCACTGGATGTACACAAACCTCATCTAAAGTAACTGTGGCTTTGGCTAGCCTATAAGTGTTTCAGGAACAAAAGCAAAATATGGCAGCACCCAACAGCTGGTCGTAAAGCCCACTGCCTACAATGCTGCTGGAATTAGCCATCTTAGCACAGATGCCACAAAACTATGACTAAGTCCAGTTAATGTTGCTTTCAATTATAGTAATGTTAGGACTCAGTTTTGAGCTATCCAAGGGATATTTTAAAAGGAAGGAAGATTAATTCTGTTTCTTTTATGATTGAAAATGCTCTGATTCATCACCTTGGTTCTCCCAGCTGGAATTCTTGCTCCGAGAGCTGTTCTTTTGGTACAATGGCACTTTACAAAATTCTGTGACACCCACGCAGCTCTAGTGCTTAGGGTTTACATCTTTACAATAAAGAGTTTGATTAAACAGTTACAGTTAAATGCTTCATCCTGATCCGCCAGCAGAATTAAAAGATTTAACAAAGCATCAACCGGTACCTACGGACTGGATTATCTCTGACTGCTCTGCAGCTGCGGCCTTCTCATATATCAaagaagcaacattttaaaaataaaatgttcttcTCTCTAATACATCCGCCCCAAATCAGACAAGTTCCTTTCCACAAGAGAGATTTAACCTTATTAAAACAAGAGCGTAATTTTGATCATTTCTATCAGTTAACCGAGTGGAATTCAACTGTTCTCAGGAAATTCAAATGGTATGAAAAGCTAGCTGCATAACCAACTTCAACAGTATTCTGCCTCATTTCACACACATCAAATTTGAGAAGTACACCATGCAGTAGACCACACCTTGAGAAAAGCTGGTGGCAAGATTCCATCACACTAAGATCTTCACACGAATTGCTTAAAAACAAGCAGAGAAGccttaaaaaattttttggaacGCAGGCCTAGGTTCAAAAGGAAGAGATCTCCAGCGACTTTCAATGGAATTTAAACACAGGTAAGTGGTTCTGGATCATGGCCCAGATCACTAAACTTACAATATTACCAAAATAATGCTATTCTCATAAAGCATAAAGCATTCGTTTATTACTGGTATATGCTGCGCATAATCTAGTTATTACGTAACTTCTACTAACCACAACAAAATGCCTGCACACTGCAGTTGAATATATTACCCAAATTCATCTTGTTGTTCAGCGAGTCGATCTAATAAAACCTGGAGCCGTTCCCACCTCATGCGACTGCATTCTTTATGGAAATCAAATGCTACGTATCTGGGCAGAGAAAGCATACATGTGAGCTAATTATATTTTCTACAGGAATTTCAGTTGGGGAACGGACAGATTTCTGCTAGCAGAGGTGGAAACATGACAGCCAATGCGGTGGTGTTACTGAACTAGAAAAAGCATACATCCCAATGCCTAAGAAAAATAATTTAAGGCAAACTTTACCATGTGCAATGCAAAGTTTCCCTGGAACCAACACAGTGTCTGTGGTATCTAGAAACAGGTCTCTGTCCTCACTCCCCATCTCAGATTAATAGGAcaaccctaagcaaagttacacttttccaagtccattgacttcaacaagGTTAGAAGAGTATAAATCCATTGATGTCAGTGAACCTGGAAaggtgtaagtctgcttaggactgcaataAAACACCCCCCTCCAACAGAGTTCCCAAGGTACTACCAATCAAAATCCGTATCATGGCAGTACTGCAAACAACCACCATCTACAGCTACGCATTGCCATGGAACTCCACCACTCTTATTATAGTACTTTCTCTAAGGACTTTCCAAATAGACAGCCAGCTTCAATATTCTCTGCACTCCTTCCATTGTGGTTCATCATTCTACTGTACAGCACCGCCCTTCATCTTGGAGCTTTCCATATGGGCAAGCTTAGAACTCACACATGTCCATTTCAGTAAAGAAGTAGAGCTGGGGCTATTATTTTCATTACTAGGAATGGAGCTTCAACTCGCTAAGGGCAAATTTTGTCCCAACTTTTATCTGGCTGCACATCTTCATTTAAAATCCTTGGCAGGATGGGCATTTCCCTCAAGGGTGCTAATGACACAGAACCTGGCTATTCGGCTTTTATATACAGATATTTAGTCTTCTGGACAGCAGGTAGCAATATTAAAGCAAACGCATTTCACTTGGCAAGTACCTGACCATTCCATTTGCCAAGCTGTTTACCATTTGTGAGAAAGTTTGTTCAAGAGGCTTTTCTGAGCCCTTCTGGTTAACCTGTGAAAAAAAGACACACACGTTACATACTGTAGGCAACAACAAACACATTCCTTTGAACTTCATCCCAACTATGCAAATTAAGATCATACCAGGTTAACAATCACTTGTTTCCCATAGCTAATAATTTGAGAGTCAAAGTGTCTTTGGAAGCCATCCATCTGAAAAAGAATATAGTACATGTATGTATTCACAGTATTTACAAGTagcagcatattttaaaaaatccttaaagaagaaaatagaaaTCGGCTCAGTATTGAGAGATCACAGCAGAGATCTTTCTAAAGTGATCCAACATGTCATTCTACTTACAAGTGGATTAAACACAGTGTGCACTGTTTTCATGAATACAGTAGATGCCAAGATTATCTCTGAGAGACAAAATGCACTCAATCTAGTTAAATCCTAATGCTAGCTAAGggctcaaccccctcccccctattCTTTTGTTTCGTCCAACTCCACAAGCACAATTGTTTGCTCTGCCTCTCGGGACTGCTGGCTCACCAGCTCTGATAAGTCTACGACAACTTTAACTCAGTGGGCCAAAAACTTTGAAATTGTATTCCTAAGGCTACAGAACCCATGGCCAAATAACACACTGCTGGTGTATATTTTCACCATGGGCTTTTGAAGGTCATCTTGCTGGGTGCTAAAGTTATTTGTAGAGCCTTTTGAAGAGAGTGGGCAAGCAAAGTTAACCAGAGTGGGACTGTTACTCTTACACATGAAAAGCTAACCCAGACAATGTGCTGCTGAAGTGCAAGCTCTAACGTAGCTATGCACTCATCAGATCATCTCAGAATGATCTGACCAGGCACTGGCTTTGGTGCTGACCAGCTCCCTTCCCAAACTGTACACAGAGAGAACTGGGCCTTTCCAACCCAAGGGCATTCCTCCCTTGCACCTGTCAGGCAACACCAACTATTTCTTCCTTGAACTACAGGCTCTCAAATGGCTGTATCCCAAACAGATACATAAAGAGAGTGAAGAGCTAGCATTATCTTAATAGTTTAGTGAAAGGATGATTGTTTTCCTAGTGAGAATGCAACTCCAGAACCAGACTTCAGGAGGCAAACAGGAAGACTAACAGTAACACAGAGAGTTTTAATGTCCCTCATCTCATGGATTTCACTGTTAACTTTGATTTTTAAGCATAATTCCCCAAGGATGAAAAGGGCTCCCACATCAACCTATTGCAAAACTGAGCCCTTTGCAGTCTTCAGAAAACAAGTTGGCTTTCCAGGAAATCTTACAGAAGAATACATAGGAAGGCATTTTCTCACCTGACTATACAGATATGGACCAGGCTGCATGTTAACCCACCCCCCTCAAAGAACCAGTAGAAAAAACATGAACATACATGATTTACTGATTTGCTGATCTGTGGTTTTGGTTTATATTTGAGGTTTGGTCTCTGTGACCAGAAAAAAGGAATTGATCCCCGTGTCTGGAAAACAaatgaggaaaaaaacaaaacaaaacaaggaagTGAAGCACAAAATTGTGAATATCAGCATAGCCTCCTAAATAGCCTCTGCAAAATACAGGGGCCAAGACCACTTGTTTGCCAAACAAAAAAAGTGAATCAATATAACAAGGAAAAACCCTACCTGGACAAAAGAAGCTTTGCTCCCATTGTAATGCACAATTTGTTCCGTTTCTACAAAGTTAGCTGCGTGTCCTTCGGAATCGATACCTAATATAGTAAGAAATTGAAATTACAGCTAGTTAGCTACAGCATCAGTCTCACTTCAAGTCCTTACCCATGCATTATTTCTACATGAGCTTCTGTTACACACTTTGACCAAGAAGAAAAGTTACCAGCACAGGGAATTATTGctgtgtttttttctctttgggaaACAATGCAGAGTCAACATAATTCAGTCGCTGCAGAAGTAGCTCTTTGAGAGAGAGATAAGAAATAGTGATGAAGATCCTTTACTACCAACCCTCAGGTCTGGCACAGCAGCAGTGGTGAGAGGATGCAACTGGAGTTCAAAGGACACTAGGTACATTTGAAGATCTTGCACAAGGATCCTGTCTCCTTTTCTATGGAGGGTTGGGGggtgttttttgtatttttgccTTCCACTACTGGGATCAAAATGCCATGTGAGCTCCATAACAACACTGTGAATTATGGTAAGGTGAGAGCAACTTGCACAAAGCCACAGTTGGCTTTGTGGCTGGTGAAGCTTTGAACTTATGGTTTCCAGATCTATGCCACACTCAGCAACAGAGAATTTCAGGTTTAATTTACAGTCTCTTCACTTTACCTTGCTTCTCAATACAAACATTTTCAGCATCATTAACAAAGTTTGCTGTTTAAAGAAAAAGGAACTTTAACCTGCATACAGAGTTGCTACAAACACCCAAAGCAATTTCTTCAGCAAAATCTGCATCTGTCTGTAGGAAACACCAACACAATATAGCCATTTGACCCATTTCATACAGCAGTTGCACATGTCTTCCCTTACCTCTAACATAATAGCGAACACCTGCTCTGAAACAACTTCTTCGGGAAATAAGAATCCAGTCAAAATATTTTCCATTAATCGAGCAAGAGTACATTGTAATAACTGATACAAGGAAATACATTAAGGAATATATTTACACATGATTACAGCAATAAATTACACAGAATAAGAAGAAAGAATGACCAAGACATTATTGTTATGGACATGAAAGACATATCCGCTCTGATTGCAATTTAATACTGAAATTTAAGAGCCAGCAACTAAACTAGAAACATGCACGattctattggggggggggtgctatgtTGCCTGGCTTGGGAAGAGAGAGCAGGAAGAAGGGAGATGCGTTTTTCATATATTTCTAATTCAACTAAGGATTTAAAAGGAGAATGGGGGAGACAGTTTTATTAACCAAAATATTTGACCTATGATGCTAATACTGACAGCATTACAGAAAGCAAGAAATTCTAGGAGGTAATCAATACATCTTGAAGGAAGACACAAAGAACTTAAATACGTAAGAGGATCATTAATGTTTGTGCATGTTATAATTAATATTATATGAAAACAAGGAGGAGCACAAGTTCTGGCAAAGAAAAGTAAGTTGATAAGGCAAGCTAAATTGAAATTGAGAAGCATACTGctgaaaaagaaatatttcttgAACTGCATCAGGAACAGGCAATCCAGTGAGGCAGCTGGACTGATAGAAGAAATGAATCACATAGAGGGGGAAAAGAAACAAAGTTGCAGGGGTGGCAAAAAACCAACAAGTTCCTGGGTTTGAATGGCATACGCTGAGGAGtcaaagaactcaaatgtgaagttcctgatctccagacaaaaccAGGAATGTGCTGCTACATCTGGCCTACTCACCAAACCGTTAGAAGAAAGTTGCGAAGCTAGTGCTGGGGTTTAGTAATGTACCCAGAGAGCAGCCTGGAAATTTTAGGTAACCCGACATTTGTTTGGGATAAATTAAGGGATGGTACTTTTAAATACAGCACTATTAAGGAGTAACAAACTCTGCTGAGAAAGAATTCTTTACAGAATTCATACTGATTCTGTTTCATTAACAGTTCAGAGTTCTTGGAGGGTGTTAATAAGCATGTGGATAATTCAGTAGTCTTTATACTTTTAGATGTATAAAACAGAGTCCTTCACTAAAGGCTCCTGAGTAATCCTAGAAGTCATAAGATAAAAGAACGGGATTTTTTATGGATTAAGAACTGTTAAATGGGAAACAAGAGAATAGGAGTAAAATGACAATTTTCACCATGGAGAGAAGCAAGCAGTAGGGTTCTATAGGGATTTTTACTGGGGACTGGGACTGGTGCTATTCAGTTTGTTCATAAATCATATCAAATAGGGGTGAATAATGAGGCAGccaaatctgcagatgacaccaaataaGCCAGGATTGTGAAGACCAGAAAAGACCACAAACAGCTCCAAGGGGATTTGTGCAAACAGGTGAGTGGGCAACAGCATGAAAAAAATGAGTCATCTGTATGGGAGCATGAGATACACATGAGGATTTGTGCCACAATTCTACGTATTCACTGACTAACTCTGAAGGGGCAGTGACTGACAAAGTATTAAAAAGTATATATCTAAAAGTATATATCTTAATGAAAACATTAGGGAGTATTAAGATAGTAAACAGAACAGCCAGTATTGTAGAATACTTGCATACATATAtggtgccacacacacacacacacacaaattttaaaagtttcagGATAACCGAAGTTACTATTAATGGTATGGACTACTTTTCCGAGA
Above is a window of Eublepharis macularius isolate TG4126 chromosome 11, MPM_Emac_v1.0, whole genome shotgun sequence DNA encoding:
- the SACM1L gene encoding phosphatidylinositol-3-phosphatase SAC1, producing the protein MAAAAGGAYANLKLHITPEKFYVEACDDGANDVLAIDRVSTEVTLTVKKDIPPSAVTRQIYGILGTIRLVAGTYLIVITKKRKVGEFFSHAVWKAMDFDILSYKKTMLHLTDIQLQDNKAFLAMISHVLNVDGFYFSTTYDLTHTLQRLANTSPEFQEMSLLERADPRFVWNGHLLREFAAQPEIHRFATPVMHGFITMYSCSINGKYFDWILISRRSCFRAGVRYYVRGIDSEGHAANFVETEQIVHYNGSKASFVQTRGSIPFFWSQRPNLKYKPKPQISKSVNHMDGFQRHFDSQIISYGKQVIVNLVNQKGSEKPLEQTFSQMVNSLANGMVRYVAFDFHKECSRMRWERLQVLLDRLAEQQDEFGYFLVDSDGKMVTQQEGTFRSNCMDCLDRTNVIQSLLARRSLQAQLQRLGVLHVGQRIEEQAEFEKIYKNAWADNANACAKQYAGTGALKTDYTRTGKRTQWGLVMDGWNSLIRYYKNNFSDGFRQDAIDLFLGNYSVDEVDSVSPFRVQKDWKFLALPIIMVVAFSMCIICLLMAGDTWTETLAYVLFWGSASFGTLAIILYNGKDFVDAPKLVQKEKMD